CTCCTGCCTCGGACGGCCGAGGTGGGTGCGCGTCGGCGCGTCGACGCTGCGCGACGAGGGTCGTGCGCTGCGCGGCGACACGTGGGGCCGGGGCACCGCCGACGCGCCGTACGGTCCGTTCGGCCCGCGGGTCGCGCACGGCTCCTAGAGCGAGCGCACCCAGTTGCGCAGCAGCGCGGCGCCGGCGTCGCCGGACTTCTCCGGGTGGAACTGGGTGGCCGAGAGCGGGCCGTTCTCGACCGCGGCGACGAACCGGTCGCCCCCGTGCTCGGCCCACGTGACCAGCGGCGCGGCCGTGCGGTCGTTGGTGACGAGGTCCCAGGAGCGCGCCGCGTAGGAGTGGACGAAGTAGAACCGCTCGTCCTGCACGCCGTCGAAGAGGCGGGTGCCCTCGGGGACGTCGACGGTGTTCCAGCCCATGTGCGGGACGACGTCGGCCTCCAGCCGGGTGACCCGGCCCGGCCACTCGTCGCAGCCGTCGGTCTCGACGCCGTGCTCGACGCCGCCGGCGAAGAGGATCTGCATCCCCACGCAGATGCCGAGCACCGGACGGCCGCCGGCGAGGCGCCGGCCGATGATCCGCTCGCCCTTGATCGCGCGCAGGCCCGCCATGCAGGCGGCGTAGGCGCCGACACCCGGCACCAGCAGGCCGTCGGCGGCGAGCGCGGTGTCGAAGTCGCCGGTCAGGGTCACCTCGGCGCCGGCGCGCTCGACGGCGCGGACGGCGGAGCGCAGGTTGCCCGAGCCGTAGTCGAGGACGACGACGGAGGGTCCGGTCACAGGGTGCCCTTGGTCGAGGGCACGCCCTGCTCGCGCGGGTCGAGCGCGACGGCGTCGCGGAACGCCCGGGCGAACGCCTTGAACTGCGTCTCGACGATGTGGTGCGGGTCGCGCCCGGCGAGGACGCGCACGTGCAGGCCGAAGTGGCCGTGCTGGGCGATGGACTCGAAGACGTGCTGGGTCAGCGACCCCGCGTAGGGCACGCCGGAGCCACCGATGAGGGCGTAGACCTGGCCGTCCGGCTCGCCGGTGTGCACGCAGTAGGGGCGCCCGGAGACGTCGACGACGGCCTGCACGAGCGCCTCGTCGAGCGGCACGGTGGCGTCACCGAAGCGGCGGATGCCGACCTTGTCGCCGAGGGCCTGGCGCAGCGCCTGCCCGAGCACGATCGCGGTGTCCTCGACCGAGTGGTGGGCGTCGATGTGGACGTCGCCGGTGGTGCGGACGGTGAGGTCGACGAGCGAGTGGCGCGCGAAGGCGGTGAGCATGTGGTCGTAGAACCCGACGCCGGTGGACACCTCGGAGCGGCCGGTGCCGTCGAGGTCGACCTCGACCAGGACGCTCGACTCCTGGGTGGTGCGCTCGATGCTCGCCGTGCGGGTCATGCGTTCTCCTTGGTCACGTCCGTCAGTGCCTGCCTGAATGCTGCCATCTCGTCCGCGGTGCCGATCGAGACCCGCAGCCAGCCGTCCGGGCCGGTCTCGCGGATCAGCACGCCGCGGTCCACCAGCCCCTGCCACACCGCGTGGCGGTCGGCGAAGCGGCCGAAAAGGGCGAAGTTGGCGTCCGAGTCGGCCACCTCGTGGCCCTGCTCGCGCAGCCACGCGACCGTCCGGTCGCGCTCGGCGCGCAGCTCCTCGACCCGGCCAAGCAGCTCGGGCGCGTGGCGCAGCGCCGCGAGCGCGGTCGCCTGGGTGACGGCCGACAGGTGGTAGGGCAGCCGCACGACGCGGATCGCGTCGCAGATCGCCGGGTGCGCGGCGAGGTAGCCGACGCGGGCACCGGCGAGCGCGAACGCCTTGCTCATCGTGCGGCTGACCACCAGGTTGCGGTGCGCCGGGAGCAGCTCGAGCGCGCTCGGGGTGCCCGTGCGGCGGAACTCGCCGTAGGCCTCGTCGACCACCACGATCCCGCCCGGCTCGTAGGAGGCGGCCGCCTCGCAGAGCATCGACACCGCCTCCGGCGGGAGCGCCGTGCCGGTGGGGTTGTTGGGGCTCGGCAGCAGCACGACCGACGGCCGGCGCTCGAGGACCAGGTCGCGGGCGGCGTCGAGGTCGAGCGAGAAGTCCTCGGCGCGGTGGCCGGTGACCCACTCGGTGACGGCGTCGCGGGCGTACTCGGGGTACATCGAGTACGTCGGGGCGAACGACAGCGCGCAGCGGCCCGGGCCCCCGAAGGCCTGCAGCAGCTGGAGCATCACCTCGTTGGAGCCGTTGGCGGCCCACACCATGTCGGCGCCGATCCCGGACCCGCCGGAGGTGTTGAGGTAGGCGGCGAGGCCCTCGCGCAGCGCGGTGAACTCCCGGTCCGGATAGCGGTTGAGCGACGCCGCGGCCTCGCCGACGGCGCGCGCGATGTCGGCCGCGGCCTCGGGCGAGGGACCGTAGGGGTTCTCGTTGACGTTGAGCTGGACCGGGACGTCGAGCTGCGGCGCGCCGTAGGGCTCGATCCCCTGCAGCGCCTCGCGCAGGGGTGGGAACACCGCGCTCACCGCTGCTGCTCGAAACGCACCGACACCGCCTGGCCGTGGCCCGGCAGGTCCTCCGCGCCAGCGAGGGTCACCACGTGGTCGGCGACGTCGGCGAGGGCGGCGCGCGAGTAGTCGACGACGTGCATCGACCGGGTGAAGGCGCGCACCGACAGGCCGCTCGAGTGGCAGGCGCAGCCGGCGGTCGGCAGCACGTGGTTGGAGCCCGCGGCGTAGTCGCCGAGCGACACCGGTGCCCACGGCCCGACGAAGATCGCACCCGCGTTGCGGACGCGCGCAGCGACGGCCGCCGCGTCCCGGGTCTGGATCTCGAGGTGCTCGGCGGCGTAGGCGTCGACCACCTGCACCCCCTGGTCGACGTCGTCGACCAGCACGATCGCGGACTGCGGGCCGCCGAGCGCGGTGCTGACCCGCTCGGTGTGGCGCGTGGCGAAGACCTGCTTGTCGAGCTCGACCTCGACCGCGTCGGCCAGGGCCGGCGAGTCGGTGACCAGCACCGAGGCGGCCATCGGGTCGTGCTCGGCCTGGCTGATCAGGTCGGCGGCGACGAAGGCGGGCTCGGCCGAGTCGTCGGCGAGGATCGCGATCTCGGTGGTCCCCGCCTCCGAGTCGATGCCGACCACGCCGCGCACCAGCCGCTTGGCTGCAGCGACGTAGATGTTGCCGGGGCCGGTGACCAGGTCGACGGGGCGGCACGGGCCCGCGCCGTGGGCGAACATCGCGATCGCCTGGGCGCCTCCGACGGCGTAGACCTCGTCGACGCCGAGGAGCGCGCACGCAGCGAGGATCGTCGGCTCGGGCAGACCCTCGCGGTTCTTCTGCGGCGGGCTGGCCAGCGCGATCGACCGGACCCCGGCCACCTGGGCGGGGACGACGTTCATCACCACGCTGCTCACCAGCGGGGCGAGCCCGCCGGGGACGTAGAGGCCGACGCGCTCGATGGGCACCTTGCGGTGGGTCACGACGGCACCGGGGGCCACCTCGGTGGTCACGTCGCGCTCGAGCTCGGCCTCGCAGGTGGCACGCAGGCGGCGTACGGACTCCTCCAGCGCCGCGCGCACGTCGGGGTCGAGCTCGGCGAGGGCCGTCTCGAGCGCCTCCCGCGGCACGGTGATGTCGTCACGGTCGACGCCGTCGAAGCGGGCCGACAGCTCGACGATCGCCTCGACGCCGCGGGTCCGGACGGCGTCGATGATCGGCTGCACCTGATGCGTCGCGGCCTCGACGTCGAACTCGGCGCGGGGCAGGCTCGCGCGGTAGTCGACGGACGCGCGGTCGGCGCCCCTCAGGTCGATGCGGCGGATCAGGGACATGCCCCGATTCTAGGTTCCGCGGCGGGTCGGCCCGAACTCGGCGGTGCAGGGTGGACCGGGGCGGCTACGTTGGTGGGGTGAGCGACACGCTGCCGATGTTCCCGCTGAGCACCGTCGTGTTCCCGGGCATGAGCGTGCCCCTGCACGTCTTCGAGGACCGCTACCGGATGCTCGTGCGCCACCTGATGAGCGTCGAGGACCCGGCCGACCGGGTGTTCGGGACCGTCGCGATCCGCGAGGGCTACGAAGTGGGCGACCACGGCGCGCAGTCGGTCTACCGGGTCGGGTGCGTGCTGCAGCTCACCGAGGTGGACCGCAACGACGACGGCACGTTCGACATCGTCGCCGTGGCGCGCGACCGGCTGCAGCTCGAGGAGATGCAGCGCGGCGACGAGTTCCCGCAGGGCGTCGCGGCCGTGCTGGTCGAGCCCCACGTCGAGGTCCCCGACGACGTGCTCGAGCGCGCCCGCGCGACCTTCACCGCCTTCCGCGCTGCGATGACCGAGCTCCAGGGCGACCCCTACAGCGGCACCCTCCCCCGCGACCCCGACTACCTCGCCTGGACGCTCTCGGCGCTCGCGCCGCTGCCGATGGCCGAGCGGCAGTCGCTGCTCGAGGCGCACGACGCGACCGAGCGGCTGCGCCTGGTCACCCGGCTGCTCACCGACGAGCTGCGCGCGATCAACGTCATCCCGTCGCTGCCCGCGACGCAGGTCGCCCGCACGGCCTGGTCGCCGAACTGAGGCGCGCAGCGGCGCGCGAGGCACGAGCGCGGCGCGTGGGCGCGGCCAGATCGAGCAAGCGACGCGGCTGAGGAACGAAGCCGCACGAGCGCGTCGAGATTGAGACGCGCAGCGGCGCGCGTCGGGATCCACCCGGCCGGCTGATAGGAACGAGCCGTGACGAAACGACGGACGGTCGGCGGCACCCCCGCCGCCGTGGCGCTGACCGCCGCGGGCATCGCGTACGAGGTGCACACCTACGTCCACGACCCGCGGGCGACGTCCTTCGGTGCCGAGGCGGCGGAGGCGCTCGGGCTGGACCCGGCGCGGGTCCTCAAGACGCTGCTCGCCTCGCTCGACGGCGCCCTCGTGGTCGGCATCGTCCCCGTCTCGGGCCAGCTCGACCTCAAGGCGCTGGCCAGGGCGCTGGGCGGGTCGAGGGCGGTGATGGCCGACGTCGCCGCGGCCGAGCGCAGCACCGGCTACGTCGCGGGCGGCATCTCGCCGTTCGGCCAGAAGCGGCGGCTGCGGACCGTGGTGGACGCCTCGGCGCTCGACCACCCGACGGTCTTCGTGTCGGGCGGGCGCCGCGGTCTGGACCTCGAGGTCGCCCCGGACGACCTGGTGGCGGCCACCGGAGCGGTGACCGCCACCATCGGGCGTTGAGCTGGTCCGACGTCAGTCGGTGGTGAGCTCGAGCTTGCCGTGCATCACGTCGTCGTCGATCCAGCTGCTGATGCCGAAGGACGACAGCGGCTCGAGGTTCTCGCTGACCTCGGGCATGTCCTCGGTCACCCGGGCCAGCCAGTTGTCGTCGGCGTCGAAGTTCACGAACAGCAGGCTCTGGGCGTCGCCGTCGACGACCTTCGCGTAGTCGTCGTTGCCGCCGAGGTCGCCACCGGCCTCGAGCTTGCCGCGGTAGTCGTCCTGGAGCGCGAGCACGGCGTAGCCGTCGCCCTCGGTGACCTCCATGAACTCCGCCATCTCCGGCGGGACCTGGGCCTTGACCTTGTCGAGCACGGCCTGGATGTCACCGGCGTCGCCCTTGATCGTGATGCCGACCGGGACCTCGCCGGGACCGCCGTTGGCGATCGCGTCGGGGTCGATGCCGCTGCCGACCGAGAGCGTCACGCCCTCGCCGAGGAGCGTCTCGATGTCCTCGGGGAACGACAGGCCGGTCTCGCTCTCCATCTGCGCGATGCCGTCGTCGATCGAGGCGGAGTCGTCGGGCAGCGTGGTCTTCAGGTAGTCGACGAACGCCTGCGCCCAGCCCTGCTCCAGCGCGAAGCCCATCGCCGCGACGGTGTCGTCGGGGAGGCCGTCGACGAGCGCGACGCCCTCGTCGGAGTCGAGGTACTTCGACATGTCCGGCTGGTAGTTCGACACGGCGTACTCGACCTCGACCGAGCCGTCGTCGAAGCGCACGGTGGCGGCCATGCCGTCGAAGCCGTCGATCACCTGCTGGAGCTCCGGCGGGACCTCCTCGGACCCGGTGTCGGACGAGGTGTCGTCGGTCGGCTCCTCGAAGCAGGCGTTCATCTCCTCGGGCGTGGTGGCCGCGTCGAGGCACTCCTGGTCGAAGCCACCGGCCGACGAGCCGCTCAGGTCGCCCAGCAGCGGTCCGCCGAGCGAGGAGCCCATGCCGGCGGCCTCGCCGAGGTACTTGGCCGCCCCCTTGGCGACGTAGAACGACATGAACCCGTCGTCGCCGGCCTCGCCGGTCCACGTCCCGAACGCCTCGTCGTCGGCCAGGGAGCCGGAGCCGGCGTCGTCGACCACCTTCTGGGCGGTCTCCTTCGTCTCGGCGAGCACCAGCCAGTCGCCGTCGACCACCCAGCCGCCGACGTCGCCGGAGCCCTCCTCGCCGCCGCCGCAGGTGTCGATGAGCTTCTGCACGCCCTCCTCGGCCTTGCCGGAGTCGGTGACCTGCACGACCGCGACCGGCGCGGGCTGGTCCTCCCCGACCTCGACGGCCGCCATCGCGGCGCGCGCGCCCAGCCACGGCTTGACGTCGTCGGCGTAGCTCAGGCCCTCGCACCCGCCCGAGGAGGTGATCTCCTCGAACAGCCGCTCGCGCAGGTCCTCGTCGCTCTTGATGTCGACCTGGTCGGTGAAGCCGGGGAACTTGCGCAGCGTCTTGATCGCCTCGATCTTCTGACCGCCGCTCGGGTCGAGGTCGACGCTGGCGTAGGCGATGGTCGAGTCCGGCAGCGCCTCCGCCGGCTGGGCCCCCGTGGCGAAGAAGCTGGTCGCGGCCCAGGCGCCGCCGGCCACGACGGCCGCTCCGGCACCGAGCGCGCCCAGGACGACCAGGCGCTTGCGGTTGTCGTTGTCCGGAGCGGCCTCAGCCGGTCCGGAGGTGTCGAGGTACTCCGGGCCACCCGGTGTCATGCTCATCTGCTGCTGCCCCCACTCACGGGGTCCCGACCAGTCGGGACCGCCCCAATACGTCGGGCTGAGCCTACCCGCGGATGCGCCTGCCGAACCCTCTACCGGCCAAGAGGTAGGTGCCGACCAGACCGGCCATCGCGCCGGCCGGCAGGGCGAGGAGCGCGGTGGAGCGCCAGGCGACCGCACCGTCGTCGGGGGCGGTCAGGCCGAGGTCGCCCGGGAGCGTGGTGTAGTCGGGGCTGCCGGCCGCCAGCACCTGCGGGTCGGCGGGACCGAGCCCGCTGCCGACGGCGTACATCACGGCGGCGGCCAGGCAGGACGCGACCAGCACCGTGACGACGGTCGCGGTCTCGTGGTCGCGCCACAGCCCCGCGACGGCCGCGAGGACGAGTCCCAGGGGGAACGCGATCGCGACGAAGAGCCAGATCCCCTGGAAGGCGACGTCCGGACCGGCGGGCTCGAGGTACCAGGCACCCTGGTAGGTCAGCCCGTCGGGCGCGTCCCACAGCCGCTCCCAGACCACTCCGGCCACCGCGCCGGCGAGGAGGAAGGCGACGACCACCGCGACGAGGCGCCGCACCAACGCCCGTCGGGGCGTCGGGTCGGTGGTGGGGTCGGTGGCGGCCCCGGTCATCCGGCCAGGCACCCCGGGCCGAGCAGCTGCTTGAGGTCGGCGAACAGCGCGGGGCTCGGGGTGACCCGCAGGTTGTCGTCGAGCCTGAGCACCTTGGTGGAGGCGCGGGTCAGCAGGCGCAGCTGCACCTCGGTCATGCCCGGGTGGGTGCCGAGCACGTCGCGGAGCTGGGCGACCACCGGCGGCGTGCAGCGGGTCGAGGGCAGGCTGATCACCACCGGGCCGGCCGGACCCTGGGTCAGGTCGGGGGCGGTGACCTCCTGGCCGCGCAGCTCCGGCTGGTCCTTGTCGCGCGAGAGGCTGCCCTTGATCCGGACGATCTGGTCCTCGACGAGCAGCGTCGAGGCCAGGGTGTACGCGCTGGGGAACAGCAGCACCTCGATCGCACCGTCGAGGTCCTCGAGGGTGATCGTGGCCCACGGGTCGCCGCGCTTGGTGATCTTGCGGCTCACCGAGGTGATCAGGCCGCTGACGGTCAGCATCGAGCCGTGGGCCCGGTCCTCGTCGAGCATCAGCTGGCCGATGGT
Above is a genomic segment from Nocardioides okcheonensis containing:
- the hisH gene encoding imidazole glycerol phosphate synthase subunit HisH, with protein sequence MTGPSVVVLDYGSGNLRSAVRAVERAGAEVTLTGDFDTALAADGLLVPGVGAYAACMAGLRAIKGERIIGRRLAGGRPVLGICVGMQILFAGGVEHGVETDGCDEWPGRVTRLEADVVPHMGWNTVDVPEGTRLFDGVQDERFYFVHSYAARSWDLVTNDRTAAPLVTWAEHGGDRFVAAVENGPLSATQFHPEKSGDAGAALLRNWVRSL
- the hisB gene encoding imidazoleglycerol-phosphate dehydratase HisB, which translates into the protein MTRTASIERTTQESSVLVEVDLDGTGRSEVSTGVGFYDHMLTAFARHSLVDLTVRTTGDVHIDAHHSVEDTAIVLGQALRQALGDKVGIRRFGDATVPLDEALVQAVVDVSGRPYCVHTGEPDGQVYALIGGSGVPYAGSLTQHVFESIAQHGHFGLHVRVLAGRDPHHIVETQFKAFARAFRDAVALDPREQGVPSTKGTL
- a CDS encoding histidinol-phosphate transaminase, whose protein sequence is MFPPLREALQGIEPYGAPQLDVPVQLNVNENPYGPSPEAAADIARAVGEAAASLNRYPDREFTALREGLAAYLNTSGGSGIGADMVWAANGSNEVMLQLLQAFGGPGRCALSFAPTYSMYPEYARDAVTEWVTGHRAEDFSLDLDAARDLVLERRPSVVLLPSPNNPTGTALPPEAVSMLCEAAASYEPGGIVVVDEAYGEFRRTGTPSALELLPAHRNLVVSRTMSKAFALAGARVGYLAAHPAICDAIRVVRLPYHLSAVTQATALAALRHAPELLGRVEELRAERDRTVAWLREQGHEVADSDANFALFGRFADRHAVWQGLVDRGVLIRETGPDGWLRVSIGTADEMAAFRQALTDVTKENA
- the hisD gene encoding histidinol dehydrogenase, encoding MIRRIDLRGADRASVDYRASLPRAEFDVEAATHQVQPIIDAVRTRGVEAIVELSARFDGVDRDDITVPREALETALAELDPDVRAALEESVRRLRATCEAELERDVTTEVAPGAVVTHRKVPIERVGLYVPGGLAPLVSSVVMNVVPAQVAGVRSIALASPPQKNREGLPEPTILAACALLGVDEVYAVGGAQAIAMFAHGAGPCRPVDLVTGPGNIYVAAAKRLVRGVVGIDSEAGTTEIAILADDSAEPAFVAADLISQAEHDPMAASVLVTDSPALADAVEVELDKQVFATRHTERVSTALGGPQSAIVLVDDVDQGVQVVDAYAAEHLEIQTRDAAAVAARVRNAGAIFVGPWAPVSLGDYAAGSNHVLPTAGCACHSSGLSVRAFTRSMHVVDYSRAALADVADHVVTLAGAEDLPGHGQAVSVRFEQQR
- a CDS encoding LON peptidase substrate-binding domain-containing protein → MSDTLPMFPLSTVVFPGMSVPLHVFEDRYRMLVRHLMSVEDPADRVFGTVAIREGYEVGDHGAQSVYRVGCVLQLTEVDRNDDGTFDIVAVARDRLQLEEMQRGDEFPQGVAAVLVEPHVEVPDDVLERARATFTAFRAAMTELQGDPYSGTLPRDPDYLAWTLSALAPLPMAERQSLLEAHDATERLRLVTRLLTDELRAINVIPSLPATQVARTAWSPN
- the ybaK gene encoding Cys-tRNA(Pro) deacylase; the encoded protein is MTKRRTVGGTPAAVALTAAGIAYEVHTYVHDPRATSFGAEAAEALGLDPARVLKTLLASLDGALVVGIVPVSGQLDLKALARALGGSRAVMADVAAAERSTGYVAGGISPFGQKRRLRTVVDASALDHPTVFVSGGRRGLDLEVAPDDLVAATGAVTATIGR
- a CDS encoding DUF3352 domain-containing protein, producing the protein MSMTPGGPEYLDTSGPAEAAPDNDNRKRLVVLGALGAGAAVVAGGAWAATSFFATGAQPAEALPDSTIAYASVDLDPSGGQKIEAIKTLRKFPGFTDQVDIKSDEDLRERLFEEITSSGGCEGLSYADDVKPWLGARAAMAAVEVGEDQPAPVAVVQVTDSGKAEEGVQKLIDTCGGGEEGSGDVGGWVVDGDWLVLAETKETAQKVVDDAGSGSLADDEAFGTWTGEAGDDGFMSFYVAKGAAKYLGEAAGMGSSLGGPLLGDLSGSSAGGFDQECLDAATTPEEMNACFEEPTDDTSSDTGSEEVPPELQQVIDGFDGMAATVRFDDGSVEVEYAVSNYQPDMSKYLDSDEGVALVDGLPDDTVAAMGFALEQGWAQAFVDYLKTTLPDDSASIDDGIAQMESETGLSFPEDIETLLGEGVTLSVGSGIDPDAIANGGPGEVPVGITIKGDAGDIQAVLDKVKAQVPPEMAEFMEVTEGDGYAVLALQDDYRGKLEAGGDLGGNDDYAKVVDGDAQSLLFVNFDADDNWLARVTEDMPEVSENLEPLSSFGISSWIDDDVMHGKLELTTD